Proteins encoded in a region of the Osmerus mordax isolate fOsmMor3 chromosome 17, fOsmMor3.pri, whole genome shotgun sequence genome:
- the gnptab gene encoding N-acetylglucosamine-1-phosphotransferase subunits alpha/beta isoform X1, whose amino-acid sequence MVIINSVLKLLQRQTYTCLSHRYGLYLCFGGIVLMIVSAFQFGEVVVEWSRDQYHVLFDSYRDNVAGKSFQTRLCLPMPIDVVYTWVNGTDTALMKELRAVRENLEEEQRALRERLGKNASNTTEVPKDKVKPECLLSHCIIAPMLALEPALPANVTVKELPSLSPSFSTAKQLLQVATPLHPSTMVSVVVFHSQADAEKAYIEVSQDDLKRSVSRCYLTTDKETPGLVRMHTLAYLSGFPASYKETELLRVKLPSVVTSKIKQFQLYSEASIALLHLNSPQDFLVLTQQAKKNLTLDGKELNINPAYLFWDLATITQSKQDEDVSASRFEDNEELRYSLRSVERHAPWVRHIFIVTNGQIPSWLNLDNPRITVVTHQDIFQNLTHLPTFSSPAIETHIHRIPGLSQKFIYLNDDVMFGKDVWPDDFYSHSKGQKVYLTWPVPNCAEGCPGSWIKDGYCDKACNNSACDWDGGDCLGAGANNRFGAGVGAGGAGGAGGPPWHFAGGLGGIGGISYCNPGCANSWLADKFCDQACNVLSCGFDVGDCGQDHFGQLHRVTLNKNQTLYTLPVGEIRPYFSFTGVGHKVTDAHVSDSPVVRHTSVANKWKTIHLLLHSGHNASQVHYNLTFQDKDDKEFTMSFTVAVDTRELPQPNVSDPVQNEGSKGAKPTTATPEPEVPFAEVPREKQGPKVQKRPPGEPEVAVEVPDLNIPLLPAAVRTELQRLEEKLLMGDITVKGYNLTKAALLGPYKALAKPNKEGIRSPLKEGIRSPLKVGPQQTESLDEPYKEQVGDKMEAPTVDPIPQEAQREEGDEETYKELPAKEAKGPGDLPRAAFEERDEQKSQSPVALVQVQIDGKPPENPGGQRPVTTIPDDVITERSPSSKLLSTLVGSKSKGPDSQSHQAIDGVGEMGFVGRKLQHYTSSDRGFLPWERKKFFQDLVDEEERLTRELMYQSDSTATGRRLQDTFADSLRYVNKLLNGQFGFTSRKVPAHMPHMIDRLIMQELQDMFPEGFDKTSSHRVRHSEDMQFAFSYFYFLMSALQQLNVSQVFDEIDTDHSGVLSDREIRTLATRIHELPLSLQDLTGLEQMLINCSKMLPANLTQLHMVNPTQEAYYDPSMPPVTKGLVIHCKPIIERIQKAFRDQNKYKFEIMGEEELAFKMVRTNVSHVVGQLDDIRKNPRKFICLNDNIDHSHKDAGTVKAVLRDFYESMFPLASQFELPREYRNRFLHMGELQEWRVYRDKLKFWTHCVLVTLVIFTVISFFAEQLILLKRKLFPRRRVSKDVNPERV is encoded by the exons ATGGTGATCATCAATTCAGTCCTGAAGCTTTTGCAGAGACAGAcctatacctgtctgtctcaccgctATGGGCTATACCTCTGCTTTGGGGGGATTGTCCTCATGATAGTTTCTGCCTTCCAGTTTGGAGAA GTGGTTGTGGAGTGGAGTCGGGACCAGTACCATGTGTTGTTTGACTCCTACAGAGACAATGTAGCAGGGAAATCATTCCAGACCAG GTTGTGTCTGCCCATGCCTATCGATGTGGTGTACACCTGGGTTAACGGCACTGACACCGCTCTGATGAAGGAACTTAGAGCAGTCAGAGAGAACctggaagaggagcagagagcacTGAG AGAACGCTTGGGAAAGAATGCAAGTAATACAACTGAAGTGCCAAAGGATAA AGTGAAGCCGGAGTGTCTGCTGTCTCACTGTATCATAGCACCCATGCTAGCACTGGAGCCAGCTTTACCAGCTAATGTGACGGTGAAGGAGCTGCCTTCgctctcaccctccttctctacAGCCAAGCAGTTACTGCAAGTTGCAACACCTCTACACCCCTCCACCatggtgtctgtggttgtatttCATTCTCAAGCTGATG CTGAAAAGGCCTATATTGAAGTGTCTCAAGATGACTTGAAGAGGTCCGTTTCCAGATGTTACTTG ACAACAGACAAGGAGACTCCAGGTCTGGTGCGTATGCATACGCTGGCCTACCTGAGTGGCTTCCCAGCGTCCTACAAGGAGACTGAGCTGCTGAGAGTCAAACTGCCCTCTGTTGTCACCAGCAAGATCAAGCAG TTCCAGCTGTATTCCGAGGCCAGCATAGCTCTGCTCCACCTTAACAGCCCCCAGGACTTCCTTGTCCTGACCCAGCAAGCCAAGAAGAACCTGACCTTGGACGGGAAAGAGTTAAATATCAACCCTGCCTACCTGTTTTGGGACCTCGCCACCATCACACAG TCTAAACAGGATGAGGATGTTTCAGCCAGTCGCTTCGAAGACAACGAGGAGCTACGCTATTCGCTGCGCTCGGTGGAGAGACACGCCCCCTGGGTGCGGCACATCTTCATAGTAACAAACGGGCAGATTCCTTCCTGGCTGAACCTGGATAACCCCCGCATTACCGTGGTTACGCACCAG GATATCTTCCAGAACCTTACTCACCTTCCCACCTTCAGTTCTCCTGCCATTGAAACACACATCCACCGCATCCCAGGCCTGTCCCAGAAGTTCATCTACCTTAACGATGACGTCATGTTTGGGAAGGATGTGTGGCCAGATGACTTTTACAGTCACTCCAAGGGACAGAAG GTTTACTTGACCTGGCCTGTCCCTAACTGTGCCGAGGGCTGCCCAGGGTCCTGGATTAAAGATGGCTACTGTGACAAGGCCTGCAACAACTCTGCCTGCGACTGGGATGGCGGTGACTGCCTGG GAGCAGGTGCGAACAATCGATTTGGGGCTGGTGTGGGagcaggtggagctggaggggctggCGGACCGCCATGGCACTTTGCAGGTGGCCTGGGAGGCATTGGAGGGATTTCCTACTGCAACCCGGGCTGTGCCAACTCTTGGTTGGCTGACAAGTTCTGCGACCAAGCCTGCAATGTGCTCTCCTGTGGGTTTGATGTAGGAGACTGTGGCCAAG ACCACTTTGGACAGCTGCACAGAGTGACACTAAATAAGAACCAGACACTGTACACTCTGCCAGTGGGGGAGATCAGGCCCTACTTCAGCTTCACTGGCGTGGGTCACAAGGTGACGGACGCCCATGTAAGTGACAGCCCAGTGGTGCGTCACACCTCGGTGGCCAACAAGTGGAAGACCATCCACCTGCTGCTCCACTCGGGCCACAACGCCAGCCAGGTCCACTACAACCTCACCTTCCAGGACAAGGACGACAAGGAGTTCACCATGAGCTTCACTGTGGCGGTGGACACCAGGGAGCTCCCCCAGCCTAACGTCTCCGACCCTGTCCAGAACGAAGGGAGCAAGGGGGCCAAACCCACCACTGCCACCCCTGAACCCGAGGTCCCTTTTGCCGAAGTCCCCAGGGAGAAGCAGGGTCCTAAGGTCCAGAAGAGGCCCCCTGGAGAGCCCGAGGTGGCCGTAGAGGTGCCTGATCTGAACATTCCTCTGCTGCCTGCAGCTGTGCGCACTGAGctgcagaggctggaggagaagctCCTGATGGGTGATATAACTGTGAAGGGTTATAACCTCACGAAGGCTGCTCTGTTGGGTCCTTACAAGGCACTGGCCAAACCCAACAAGGAAGGCATTCGCTCACCGCTCAAGGAAGGCATTCGCTCACCGCTCAAAGTAGGGCCACAGCAGACTGAATCCCTGGATGAGCCATACAAAGAGCAGGTGGGAGATAAGATGGAGGCACCAACAGTGGATCCTATACCACAGGAAGCCCAGAGAGAAGAAGGTGACGAGGAGACATACAAAGAATTGCCGGCCAAAGAAGCCAAAGGCCCAGGCGATTTACCAAGGGCGGCgtttgaagagagagatgagcagaAATCCCAGTCTCCAGTGGCCCTTGTCCAAGTCCAGATTGATGGAAAACCTCCCGAAAACCCAGGAGGTCAACGTCCTGTGACAACGATACCCGATGACGTCATAACAGAGCGTTCTCCATCCTCCAAGTTGCTGAGCACCCTGGTTGGGTCCAAAAGCAAAGGCCCAGACAGCCAATCACACCAAGCCATTGACGGTGTAGGGGAGATGGGGTTTGTTGGCAGGAAGTTGCAACACTACACTTCCTCAGACAGGGGCTTCTTGCCGTGGGAAAGGAAAAAGTTCTTTCAGGATCTCGTGGAT GAAGAGGAGCGTCTGACACGGGAGCTGATGTACCAGTCTGACAGCACCGCCACTGGCCGGAGGCTGCAGGACACCTTTGCTGATTCGCTGCGCTATGTCAACAAGCTGTTGAACGGCCAGTTTGGATTCACGTCCCGCAAAGTCCCTGCCCACATGCCCCACATGATTGACAGGCTCATCATGCAAGAACTTCAGGACAT GTTCCCCGAGGGCTTCGACAAGACGTCGTCCCACCGGGTGCGTCACTCCGAGGACATGCAGTTCGCCTTCTCCTACTTCTACTTCCTGATGAGCGCCCTGCAGCAGCTCAACGTCTCCCAGGTGTTCGACGAGATCGACACGGACCATTCAGGGGTGCTCTCGGACCGCGAGATCCGAACGCTCGCCACCAGAATACATGAGCTGCCCCTCAGCCTACAG GATCTGACGGGTCTGGAGCAGATGCTGATCAACTGCTCCAAGATGCTGCCTGCCAACCTGACCCAGCTCCACATGGTCAACCCCACCCAGGAGGCATACTATGACCCCAGCATG ccTCCTGTCACCAAAGGTCTGGTCATCCACTGTAAACCCATTATAGAGCGTATACAGAAGGCCTTCAGAGACCAGAACAAGTACAA GTTTGAGatcatgggggaggaggagttagCCTTCAAGATGGTGCGCACTAACGTGTCCCATGTGGTGGGACAGTTAGACGATATCAGAAAGAACCCAAG GAAGTTCATCTGTCTGAACGACAACATCGACCACAGCCATAAGGACGCAGGGACAGTGAAGGCGGTGCTGAGGGACTTCTATGAATCCATGTTTCCGCTGGCCTCCCAGTTTGAGCTGCCCAGAGAGTACCGGAACCGCTTCCTCCACATGGGAGAGCTGCAGGAATG GCGAGTATACAGGGATAAGCTCAAGTTCTGGACACATTGTGTGCTGGTGACTCTGGTTATCTTTACTGTGATCTCCTTCTTCGCTGAACAG CTGATCCTACTGAAGCGCAAGCTGTTCCCGAGACGCAGGGTCAGCAAGGACGTCAACCCAGAGCGTGTATGA
- the gnptab gene encoding N-acetylglucosamine-1-phosphotransferase subunits alpha/beta isoform X2, with product MVIINSVLKLLQRQTYTCLSHRYGLYLCFGGIVLMIVSAFQFGEVVVEWSRDQYHVLFDSYRDNVAGKSFQTRLCLPMPIDVVYTWVNGTDTALMKELRAVRENLEEEQRALRERLGKNASNTTEVPKDKVKPECLLSHCIIAPMLALEPALPANVTVKELPSLSPSFSTAKQLLQVATPLHPSTMVSVVVFHSQADAEKAYIEVSQDDLKRSVSRCYLTTDKETPGLVRMHTLAYLSGFPASYKETELLRVKLPSVVTSKIKQFQLYSEASIALLHLNSPQDFLVLTQQAKKNLTLDGKELNINPAYLFWDLATITQSKQDEDVSASRFEDNEELRYSLRSVERHAPWVRHIFIVTNGQIPSWLNLDNPRITVVTHQDIFQNLTHLPTFSSPAIETHIHRIPGLSQKFIYLNDDVMFGKDVWPDDFYSHSKGQKVYLTWPVPNCAEGCPGSWIKDGYCDKACNNSACDWDGGDCLAGANNRFGAGVGAGGAGGAGGPPWHFAGGLGGIGGISYCNPGCANSWLADKFCDQACNVLSCGFDVGDCGQDHFGQLHRVTLNKNQTLYTLPVGEIRPYFSFTGVGHKVTDAHVSDSPVVRHTSVANKWKTIHLLLHSGHNASQVHYNLTFQDKDDKEFTMSFTVAVDTRELPQPNVSDPVQNEGSKGAKPTTATPEPEVPFAEVPREKQGPKVQKRPPGEPEVAVEVPDLNIPLLPAAVRTELQRLEEKLLMGDITVKGYNLTKAALLGPYKALAKPNKEGIRSPLKEGIRSPLKVGPQQTESLDEPYKEQVGDKMEAPTVDPIPQEAQREEGDEETYKELPAKEAKGPGDLPRAAFEERDEQKSQSPVALVQVQIDGKPPENPGGQRPVTTIPDDVITERSPSSKLLSTLVGSKSKGPDSQSHQAIDGVGEMGFVGRKLQHYTSSDRGFLPWERKKFFQDLVDEEERLTRELMYQSDSTATGRRLQDTFADSLRYVNKLLNGQFGFTSRKVPAHMPHMIDRLIMQELQDMFPEGFDKTSSHRVRHSEDMQFAFSYFYFLMSALQQLNVSQVFDEIDTDHSGVLSDREIRTLATRIHELPLSLQDLTGLEQMLINCSKMLPANLTQLHMVNPTQEAYYDPSMPPVTKGLVIHCKPIIERIQKAFRDQNKYKFEIMGEEELAFKMVRTNVSHVVGQLDDIRKNPRKFICLNDNIDHSHKDAGTVKAVLRDFYESMFPLASQFELPREYRNRFLHMGELQEWRVYRDKLKFWTHCVLVTLVIFTVISFFAEQLILLKRKLFPRRRVSKDVNPERV from the exons ATGGTGATCATCAATTCAGTCCTGAAGCTTTTGCAGAGACAGAcctatacctgtctgtctcaccgctATGGGCTATACCTCTGCTTTGGGGGGATTGTCCTCATGATAGTTTCTGCCTTCCAGTTTGGAGAA GTGGTTGTGGAGTGGAGTCGGGACCAGTACCATGTGTTGTTTGACTCCTACAGAGACAATGTAGCAGGGAAATCATTCCAGACCAG GTTGTGTCTGCCCATGCCTATCGATGTGGTGTACACCTGGGTTAACGGCACTGACACCGCTCTGATGAAGGAACTTAGAGCAGTCAGAGAGAACctggaagaggagcagagagcacTGAG AGAACGCTTGGGAAAGAATGCAAGTAATACAACTGAAGTGCCAAAGGATAA AGTGAAGCCGGAGTGTCTGCTGTCTCACTGTATCATAGCACCCATGCTAGCACTGGAGCCAGCTTTACCAGCTAATGTGACGGTGAAGGAGCTGCCTTCgctctcaccctccttctctacAGCCAAGCAGTTACTGCAAGTTGCAACACCTCTACACCCCTCCACCatggtgtctgtggttgtatttCATTCTCAAGCTGATG CTGAAAAGGCCTATATTGAAGTGTCTCAAGATGACTTGAAGAGGTCCGTTTCCAGATGTTACTTG ACAACAGACAAGGAGACTCCAGGTCTGGTGCGTATGCATACGCTGGCCTACCTGAGTGGCTTCCCAGCGTCCTACAAGGAGACTGAGCTGCTGAGAGTCAAACTGCCCTCTGTTGTCACCAGCAAGATCAAGCAG TTCCAGCTGTATTCCGAGGCCAGCATAGCTCTGCTCCACCTTAACAGCCCCCAGGACTTCCTTGTCCTGACCCAGCAAGCCAAGAAGAACCTGACCTTGGACGGGAAAGAGTTAAATATCAACCCTGCCTACCTGTTTTGGGACCTCGCCACCATCACACAG TCTAAACAGGATGAGGATGTTTCAGCCAGTCGCTTCGAAGACAACGAGGAGCTACGCTATTCGCTGCGCTCGGTGGAGAGACACGCCCCCTGGGTGCGGCACATCTTCATAGTAACAAACGGGCAGATTCCTTCCTGGCTGAACCTGGATAACCCCCGCATTACCGTGGTTACGCACCAG GATATCTTCCAGAACCTTACTCACCTTCCCACCTTCAGTTCTCCTGCCATTGAAACACACATCCACCGCATCCCAGGCCTGTCCCAGAAGTTCATCTACCTTAACGATGACGTCATGTTTGGGAAGGATGTGTGGCCAGATGACTTTTACAGTCACTCCAAGGGACAGAAG GTTTACTTGACCTGGCCTGTCCCTAACTGTGCCGAGGGCTGCCCAGGGTCCTGGATTAAAGATGGCTACTGTGACAAGGCCTGCAACAACTCTGCCTGCGACTGGGATGGCGGTGACTGCCTGG CAGGTGCGAACAATCGATTTGGGGCTGGTGTGGGagcaggtggagctggaggggctggCGGACCGCCATGGCACTTTGCAGGTGGCCTGGGAGGCATTGGAGGGATTTCCTACTGCAACCCGGGCTGTGCCAACTCTTGGTTGGCTGACAAGTTCTGCGACCAAGCCTGCAATGTGCTCTCCTGTGGGTTTGATGTAGGAGACTGTGGCCAAG ACCACTTTGGACAGCTGCACAGAGTGACACTAAATAAGAACCAGACACTGTACACTCTGCCAGTGGGGGAGATCAGGCCCTACTTCAGCTTCACTGGCGTGGGTCACAAGGTGACGGACGCCCATGTAAGTGACAGCCCAGTGGTGCGTCACACCTCGGTGGCCAACAAGTGGAAGACCATCCACCTGCTGCTCCACTCGGGCCACAACGCCAGCCAGGTCCACTACAACCTCACCTTCCAGGACAAGGACGACAAGGAGTTCACCATGAGCTTCACTGTGGCGGTGGACACCAGGGAGCTCCCCCAGCCTAACGTCTCCGACCCTGTCCAGAACGAAGGGAGCAAGGGGGCCAAACCCACCACTGCCACCCCTGAACCCGAGGTCCCTTTTGCCGAAGTCCCCAGGGAGAAGCAGGGTCCTAAGGTCCAGAAGAGGCCCCCTGGAGAGCCCGAGGTGGCCGTAGAGGTGCCTGATCTGAACATTCCTCTGCTGCCTGCAGCTGTGCGCACTGAGctgcagaggctggaggagaagctCCTGATGGGTGATATAACTGTGAAGGGTTATAACCTCACGAAGGCTGCTCTGTTGGGTCCTTACAAGGCACTGGCCAAACCCAACAAGGAAGGCATTCGCTCACCGCTCAAGGAAGGCATTCGCTCACCGCTCAAAGTAGGGCCACAGCAGACTGAATCCCTGGATGAGCCATACAAAGAGCAGGTGGGAGATAAGATGGAGGCACCAACAGTGGATCCTATACCACAGGAAGCCCAGAGAGAAGAAGGTGACGAGGAGACATACAAAGAATTGCCGGCCAAAGAAGCCAAAGGCCCAGGCGATTTACCAAGGGCGGCgtttgaagagagagatgagcagaAATCCCAGTCTCCAGTGGCCCTTGTCCAAGTCCAGATTGATGGAAAACCTCCCGAAAACCCAGGAGGTCAACGTCCTGTGACAACGATACCCGATGACGTCATAACAGAGCGTTCTCCATCCTCCAAGTTGCTGAGCACCCTGGTTGGGTCCAAAAGCAAAGGCCCAGACAGCCAATCACACCAAGCCATTGACGGTGTAGGGGAGATGGGGTTTGTTGGCAGGAAGTTGCAACACTACACTTCCTCAGACAGGGGCTTCTTGCCGTGGGAAAGGAAAAAGTTCTTTCAGGATCTCGTGGAT GAAGAGGAGCGTCTGACACGGGAGCTGATGTACCAGTCTGACAGCACCGCCACTGGCCGGAGGCTGCAGGACACCTTTGCTGATTCGCTGCGCTATGTCAACAAGCTGTTGAACGGCCAGTTTGGATTCACGTCCCGCAAAGTCCCTGCCCACATGCCCCACATGATTGACAGGCTCATCATGCAAGAACTTCAGGACAT GTTCCCCGAGGGCTTCGACAAGACGTCGTCCCACCGGGTGCGTCACTCCGAGGACATGCAGTTCGCCTTCTCCTACTTCTACTTCCTGATGAGCGCCCTGCAGCAGCTCAACGTCTCCCAGGTGTTCGACGAGATCGACACGGACCATTCAGGGGTGCTCTCGGACCGCGAGATCCGAACGCTCGCCACCAGAATACATGAGCTGCCCCTCAGCCTACAG GATCTGACGGGTCTGGAGCAGATGCTGATCAACTGCTCCAAGATGCTGCCTGCCAACCTGACCCAGCTCCACATGGTCAACCCCACCCAGGAGGCATACTATGACCCCAGCATG ccTCCTGTCACCAAAGGTCTGGTCATCCACTGTAAACCCATTATAGAGCGTATACAGAAGGCCTTCAGAGACCAGAACAAGTACAA GTTTGAGatcatgggggaggaggagttagCCTTCAAGATGGTGCGCACTAACGTGTCCCATGTGGTGGGACAGTTAGACGATATCAGAAAGAACCCAAG GAAGTTCATCTGTCTGAACGACAACATCGACCACAGCCATAAGGACGCAGGGACAGTGAAGGCGGTGCTGAGGGACTTCTATGAATCCATGTTTCCGCTGGCCTCCCAGTTTGAGCTGCCCAGAGAGTACCGGAACCGCTTCCTCCACATGGGAGAGCTGCAGGAATG GCGAGTATACAGGGATAAGCTCAAGTTCTGGACACATTGTGTGCTGGTGACTCTGGTTATCTTTACTGTGATCTCCTTCTTCGCTGAACAG CTGATCCTACTGAAGCGCAAGCTGTTCCCGAGACGCAGGGTCAGCAAGGACGTCAACCCAGAGCGTGTATGA